The proteins below are encoded in one region of Sminthopsis crassicaudata isolate SCR6 chromosome 1, ASM4859323v1, whole genome shotgun sequence:
- the RBBP6 gene encoding E3 ubiquitin-protein ligase RBBP6 isoform X1, translating to MSCVHYKFSSKLNYDTVTFDGLHISLCDLKKQIMGREKLKAADCDLQITNAQTKEEYTDDNALIPKNSSVIVRRIPIGGVKSTSKTYVMTSKSRTILETPFRSRTEPVSGTSKAIDDSSASISLAQLTKTANLAEANASEEDKIKAMMSQSGHEYDPINYMKKPLGPPPPSYTCFRCGKPGHYIKNCPTNGDKNFESVPRIKKSTGIPRSFMMEVKDPNMKGAMLTNTGKYAIPTIDAGRLLFHKLGTMGHKQIDTYFWNRGDVYGAAATQITHLREAYAIGKKEKPPFLPEEPSSSSEEDDPIPDELLCLICKDIMTDAVVIPCCGNSYCDECIRTALLESDEHTCPTCHQNDVSPDALIANKFLRQAVNNFKNETGYTKRLRKQIPPPPPPIPPPRPLIQRNLQPLMRPPISRQQDPLMIPVTSASTHAATSISSSMTPNQSSLSSAVPINQPSTPAPVPDITATVSISVHSEKPDGPFRDPDNKIIPAAALVSDHPKASSSIAISALMEEKGYQVPVLGTPSLLGQSLLHGQLIPTTGPVRINAARSAGGRPGWEPSINRGRHHGERSQRTQGPSLPATPVFVPVPPPPLYPPPPHTLPLPPGVPPPQFPPQFPPGQPPPAGYSVPPPGFPPAPANLSTPWVSTAVQTAHSNTIPTTQAPPLSREEFYREQRRLKEEEKKKSKLDEFTNDFAKELMEYKKIQKERRRSFSRSKSPYSGSSYSRSSYTYSKSRSGSSRSRSYSRSFSRSHSRSYSRSPPYPRRGRGKSRNYRSRSRSHGYHRSRSRSPPYRRYHSRSRSPPVFRGQSPNKRNIPQGETEREYFNRYREVPPPYDIKAYYGRNVDFRDPFEKERYREWERNYREWYEKYYKGYAAGAQPRPPANRENFSPERFGPLGNRRENSPFARGRREDYSNVQGHRSRNIGGSYPEKLSARDGHTMKDNAKSKEKESENPPGDGKGNKHKKHRKRRKGEENEGFPNTELLESSRKQREPVGGEEIKTDSLFILPSRDDATPVRDEPMEAESITFKPVSEKEKKEKDKPKAKGDKTKRKNEGTTSSKKESTAKPVKASQEKVDVEREKSPRSEPPSKKAKEEVPKTESTKSSSQKDEKAISTPRKAHPKMTKEHQETKSVKEEKAKKEYSKDAKQEKLANKEEKSKKTNEKSKPADAKPEKRKRKAEEKGVDKEHEILSLKNSKPEVAEMMKPSPKRKIEPDVEKTDRTPEKDKTVLTAPAKKIKLNRETGKKIGSGENLPSTKELTEKLEPTSSKIKQEKVKGKVRRKVTTTEGSSSTLVDYTSTSSTGGSPVRKSEEKTDTKRTVIKTMEEYNNDNTAPAEDVIIMIQVPQSKWDKDDFESEEEDIKSTQAVSTVGKPASVIKNVSTKPSNPVKHTEKESEPSEKIQKPPKEVSHEGVQHEAKSSKTCSSSEKGKTKDRDHSVSDKENSEKRKSSIQTEKDTSVDRINEQGNFKSLSQSSKDTRTSDKHDSGRGSSSKDFTPNRDKKVDYDNRDHSGSKRRDERSDLTRRKDSPSRTKTESSLGQKNKLKDERTDLPKKGVGESKRGNSSPSKDRRPYDHKVAHDSKRSNDDNKSVDKNPVKEREKHISETKTNKEKELSGNKLFCRHSSPDTQIEKEHVTGQNDKTVVKPKPQLSHSSRLSSDLTRETDEAAFVPDYNESDSESNVSAKEEETLGKNSKELKDKVAEKAKETLDTTVVTQIGVRSQSQSSPSVSRSRSHSPSGSQTRSHSSSASSAESQDSKKKKKKKEKKKHKKHKKHKKHKKHTGTELELEKSQKHKHKKKKSKKSKDKEKEKEKDDQKVKSVTV from the exons AATACACAGATGACAATGCCCTGATTCCCAAGAATTCATCAGTTATTGTAAGAAGAATTCCTATTGGAGGTGTTAAGTCTACAAGCAAGACATATGTTAT GACTTCCAAATCGCGCACAATCCTAGAAACTCCTTTCAG aagtcGAACTGAACCAGTGAGTGGAACCTCAAAAGCA ATTGATGACTCTTCTGCGTCTATTTCTCTGGCCCAGCTTACaaag ACTGCCAATCTGGCTGAAGCCAATGCTTctgaagaagataaaattaaagcaatgatGTCACAGTCTGGCCACGAATATGATCCAATCAA ttACATGAAGAAACCTCTGGGTCCTCCTCCACCATCTTATACCTGTTTCCGTTGTGGTAAACCTGGTCATTACATAAAGAATTGCCCAACAAATGGG GATAAAAACTTTGAATCGGTTCCCAGGATTAAAAAGAGTACTGGAATTCCTAGAAGTTTTATGATGGAAGTGAAAGATCCTAACATGAAAGGTGCCATGCTTACCAACACTGGAAAATATGCAATCCCAACTATAGATGC TGGGAGACTCCTCTTTCACAAATTGGGAACAATGGGGCATAAGCAAATTGATACTTATTTCTGGAATCGTGGTGATGTCTATGGAGCAGCTGCAACACAAATAACACACCTAAG aGAGGCATATGCcatagggaagaaagaaaagccaCCTTTCCTACCAGAGGAACCATCCTCTTCATCAGAAGAGGATGACCCTATCCCAGATGAATTGTTATGTCTAATCTGCAAAGATATAATGACTGATGCAGTTGTCATACCTTGCTGTGGAAACAGTTATTGTGATGAAT GTATAAGAACAGCATTGCTAGAATCAGATGAACATACATGTCCAACTTGTCATCAGAATGATGTATCTCCTGATGCTTTAATTGCCAACAAATTTTTACGCCAG GCTGTTAATAACTTCAAAAATGAAACTGGCTATACTAAAAGACTTCGAAAGCagataccaccaccaccacctccaaTTCCACCTCCAAGACCACTGATTCAGCGGAACCTACAACCTCTAATGAGACCTCCAATTTCAAGACAACAGGACCCTTTAATGATTCCTGTGACATCTGCATCTACTCATGCTGCTACTTCTATATCATCATCCATGACTCCTAATCAGTCTTCCCTATCATCTGCTGTACCTATAAATCAGCCTTCTACTCCAGCACCAGTTCCTGATATAACTGCCACAGTGTCTATATCTGTccattcagaaaaacctgatggACCTTTCCG TGATCCTGATAATAAAATTATACCTGCTGCAGCCTTGGTATCAGACCATCCTAAAGCTTCTTCATCAATAGCAATTAGTGCACTAATGGAAGAAAAG GGCTATCAGGTGCCTGTACTTGGAACACCTTCTTTGCTTGGACAGTCCCTTTTGCATGGGCAGTTGATACCTACAACTG GTCCAGTAAGAATAAATGCTGCTCGTTCTGCTGGTGGTAGGCCTGGTTGGGAACC aagcaTAAATCGAGGACGACACCATGGTGAACGCTCACAGAGGACTCAAGGCCCGTCACTACCAGCAACACCCGTCTTTGTACCTGTACCACCACCTCCTTTGTATCCACCACCTCCCCACACACTTCCTCTCCCTCCAGGTGTTCCTCCACCACAGTTTCCTCCACAGTTTCCACCTGGGCAACCACCACCTGCTGGCTACAGTGTCCCTCCTCCAGGTTTCCCTCCAGCTCCTGCAAATTTATCAACACCTTGGGTATCAACTGCAGTTCAAACAGCTCATTCAAATACTATCCCAACAACACAAGCTCCACCCTTATCCAGGGAAGAGTTCTACAGAGAGCAAAGACGACTAAAAGAGGA ggaaaagaaaaagtccAAACTAGATGAGTTTACAAATGATTTTGCTAAGGAATTGATGGAATACAAAAAGATTCAAAAGGAGCGTAGGCGCTCATTTTCAAG atcTAAATCCCCATATAGTGGCTCCTCTTATTCAAGAAGTTCATATACTTATTCTAAGTCAAGATCTGGTTCCTCACGTTCACGTTCCTATTCTCGATCCTTTAGTCGTTCACACTCTCGTTCTTATTCACGATCACCTCCATATCCCagaagaggtagaggaaaaagtCGAAATTACCGTTCAAGATCCAGGTCTCATGGATATCACCGCTCCAGGTCAAGGTCACCCCCGTATCGGCGATACCATTCACGATCAAGGTCTCCTCCAGTTTTTAGAGGGCAATCTCCTAATAAACGAAATATACCTCAAGGAGAAACAGAACGTGAATACTTCAACAGATACAGAGAAGTTCCACCACCATATGATATAAAAGCTTACTATGGTAGGAATGTTGACTTTAGAGACCCATTTGAAAAAGAACGTTACAGAGAATGGGAAAGAAATTACAGAGAGTGGtatgaaaaatattacaaaggtTATGCTGCTGGAGCACAGCCTAGACCTCCAGCAAATAGGGAGAATTTTTCTCCAGAGAGATTTGGACCATTGGGCAACAGAAGAGAGAATTCTCCCTTTGCTCGAGGTCGCAGGGAGGATTATTCCAATGTACAAGGTCACCGAAGTCGCAACATAGGTGGTAGTTACCCAGAAAAGCTTTCGGCAAGAGATGGTCACACCATGAAGGATAATGCCAAGTCAAAAGAGAAGGAGAGTGAAAATCCACCAGGAGATGGAAAGGGAAACAAACATAAGAAACAtcgaaagagaaggaagggggaagaaaatgaaGGCTTTCCTAACACAGAGTTATTGGAGAGTTCTAGAAAACAAAGAGAACCTGTAGgtggagaagaaattaaaacagacTCCCTGTTCATTCTCCCCAGTAGAGATGATGCCACTCCTGTTAGAGATGAACCAATGGAGGCAGAATCGATCACTTTTAAACCCgtatcagaaaaggaaaagaaagaaaaagacaaaccaAAAGCAAAAGGTGACAAAACTAAACGTAAAAATGAAGGAACTACTAGTTCCAAAAAAGAGAGCACTGCAAAACCTGTCAAAGCATCCCAGGAAAAAGTGGACGTAGAACGTGAAAAGTCTCCAAGATCTGAACCACCATCCAAAAAAGCCAAAGAGGAGGTGCCAAAGACAGAGAGTACTAAATCCTCCTCCCAAAAAGATGAAAAGGCCATTAGTACACCCAGAAAAGCTCACCCCAAGATGACAAAGGAACATCAAGAAACTAAATCCGTCAAGGAGGAAAAAGCTAAAAAGGAATATTCAAAAGATGCCAAACAAGAAAAACTAGCTAACAAGgaggaaaaatcaaaaaagactAATGAGAAAAGTAAGCCAGCTGATGCCaagccagaaaaaagaaaaagaaaagctgaagAAAAGGGTGTAGACAAAGAACATGAGATTTTGTCATTGAAAAACTCTAAACCAGAAGTTGCTGAAATGATGAAGCCATCACCAAAGCGTAAAATTGAGCCAGATGTTGAGAAAACAGATAGGACCCCAGAAAAAGACAAAACTGTGTTAACTGCCCCAGCCAAAAAGATAAAACTCAACagagaaacagggaaaaaaattggaagtggCGAAAACCTGCCCAGTACAAAAGAACTCACTGAAAAATTGGAGCCAACTTCCAgtaaaattaaacaagaaaaagttAAAGGGAAAGTAAGAAGAAAAGTAACGACCACTGAAGGATCTAGCTCGACTCTTGTGGATTATaccag tACAAGCTCAACCGGAGGCAGCCCTGTAAGGAAGTCTGAAGAAAAAACAGACACAAAACGAACTGTCATTAAGACCATGGAagaatataataatgacaatacaGCTCCTGCTGaagatgttattattatgattCAGGTTCCTCAATCAAAGTGGGACAAAGATGACTTTGAATCTGAAGAGGAAGATATAAAATCTACACAAGCTGTGTCCACTGTAGGAAAGCCTGCTAGTGTTATAAAGAATGTTAGCACTAAGCCATCAAATCCTGTTAAACATACTGAAAAAGAAAGCGAGCCATCAGAGAAAATTCAGAAGCCCCCAAAAGAAGTAAGCCATGAAGGTGTACAGCATGAGGCCAAAAGTTCAAAAACTTGTTCATCcagtgaaaaaggaaaaaccaaagaTCGGGATCATTCCGTGTCAGATAAGGAAAACtctgaaaaaaggaaaagcagcATTCAGACAGAAAAAGATACTAGTGTAGATCGTATAAATGAACAAGGAAACTTTAAAAGTCTTTCTCAATCATCCAAAGACACTAGAACTTCAGATAAGCATGATTCTGGGCGTGGATCCTCAAGTAAAGACTTTACCCCTAATAGAGACAAAAAAGTAGACTATGATAATAGGGATCACTCTGGTTCCAAACGGAGAGATGAAAGGAGTGATTTAACAAGAAGAAAAGATTCTCCTTCTCGAACTAAAACAGAATCTTCATTGGGtcagaaaaataaactgaaggaTGAAAGGACAGATTTGCCCAAAAAGGGAGTAGGAGAATCAAAAAGAGGCAATTCTAGTCCTTCAAAGGACAGAAGACCATATGATCACAAAGTTGCTCACGATTCTAAACGTTCAAATGATGACAATAAATCTGTAGACAAAAACCCAGTTAAAGAACGAGAGAAGCATATATCAGAAACAAAGACTAATAAGGAGAAAGAGTTAagtggaaataaattattttgtagacATAGCTCTCCAGATACACAAATTGAAAAAGAGCATGTTACTGGACagaatgataagactgttgtcaAACCTAAACCCCAGTTAAGCCACTCTTCTAGACTTTCTTCTGATTTAACAAGAGAAACTGATGAAGCTGCTTTTGTACCAGACTATAATGAAAGTGACAGTGAGAGTAATGTGTctgcaaaagaagaagaaactttGGGGAAAAATTCTAAGGAACTGAAAGATAAGGTGGCCGAAAAAGCTAAAGAGACCCTGGATACAACAGTAGTTACCCAAATAGGTGTAAGAAGTCAGAGTCAAAGTAGTCCTAGTGTTAGCCGAAGTCGCAGTCATAGCCCTTCTGGAAGCCAAACACGAAGCCACAGCAGCAGCGCTAGCTCAGCAGAAAGTCAGGAcagcaagaagaagaaaaagaaaaaggaaaaaaagaagcacaagaaACATAAAAAACATAAGAAACATAAGAAACACACAGGCACtgaattagaattggaaaagagcCAAAAACAcaagcataagaaaaaaaaatccaagaaaagcaaagataaagaaaaggagaaggaaaaggatgaCCAAAAAGTTAAATCTGTCACAGTATAA
- the RBBP6 gene encoding E3 ubiquitin-protein ligase RBBP6 isoform X5 has product MSCVHYKFSSKLNYDTVTFDGLHISLCDLKKQIMGREKLKAADCDLQITNAQTKEEYTDDNALIPKNSSVIVRRIPIGGVKSTSKTYVISRTEPVSGTSKAIDDSSASISLAQLTKTANLAEANASEEDKIKAMMSQSGHEYDPINYMKKPLGPPPPSYTCFRCGKPGHYIKNCPTNGDKNFESVPRIKKSTGIPRSFMMEVKDPNMKGAMLTNTGKYAIPTIDAEAYAIGKKEKPPFLPEEPSSSSEEDDPIPDELLCLICKDIMTDAVVIPCCGNSYCDECIRTALLESDEHTCPTCHQNDVSPDALIANKFLRQAVNNFKNETGYTKRLRKQIPPPPPPIPPPRPLIQRNLQPLMRPPISRQQDPLMIPVTSASTHAATSISSSMTPNQSSLSSAVPINQPSTPAPVPDITATVSISVHSEKPDGPFRDPDNKIIPAAALVSDHPKASSSIAISALMEEKGYQVPVLGTPSLLGQSLLHGQLIPTTGPVRINAARSAGGRPGWEPSINRGRHHGERSQRTQGPSLPATPVFVPVPPPPLYPPPPHTLPLPPGVPPPQFPPQFPPGQPPPAGYSVPPPGFPPAPANLSTPWVSTAVQTAHSNTIPTTQAPPLSREEFYREQRRLKEEEKKKSKLDEFTNDFAKELMEYKKIQKERRRSFSRSKSPYSGSSYSRSSYTYSKSRSGSSRSRSYSRSFSRSHSRSYSRSPPYPRRGRGKSRNYRSRSRSHGYHRSRSRSPPYRRYHSRSRSPPVFRGQSPNKRNIPQGETEREYFNRYREVPPPYDIKAYYGRNVDFRDPFEKERYREWERNYREWYEKYYKGYAAGAQPRPPANRENFSPERFGPLGNRRENSPFARGRREDYSNVQGHRSRNIGGSYPEKLSARDGHTMKDNAKSKEKESENPPGDGKGNKHKKHRKRRKGEENEGFPNTELLESSRKQREPVGGEEIKTDSLFILPSRDDATPVRDEPMEAESITFKPVSEKEKKEKDKPKAKGDKTKRKNEGTTSSKKESTAKPVKASQEKVDVEREKSPRSEPPSKKAKEEVPKTESTKSSSQKDEKAISTPRKAHPKMTKEHQETKSVKEEKAKKEYSKDAKQEKLANKEEKSKKTNEKSKPADAKPEKRKRKAEEKGVDKEHEILSLKNSKPEVAEMMKPSPKRKIEPDVEKTDRTPEKDKTVLTAPAKKIKLNRETGKKIGSGENLPSTKELTEKLEPTSSKIKQEKVKGKVRRKVTTTEGSSSTLVDYTSTSSTGGSPVRKSEEKTDTKRTVIKTMEEYNNDNTAPAEDVIIMIQVPQSKWDKDDFESEEEDIKSTQAVSTVGKPASVIKNVSTKPSNPVKHTEKESEPSEKIQKPPKEVSHEGVQHEAKSSKTCSSSEKGKTKDRDHSVSDKENSEKRKSSIQTEKDTSVDRINEQGNFKSLSQSSKDTRTSDKHDSGRGSSSKDFTPNRDKKVDYDNRDHSGSKRRDERSDLTRRKDSPSRTKTESSLGQKNKLKDERTDLPKKGVGESKRGNSSPSKDRRPYDHKVAHDSKRSNDDNKSVDKNPVKEREKHISETKTNKEKELSGNKLFCRHSSPDTQIEKEHVTGQNDKTVVKPKPQLSHSSRLSSDLTRETDEAAFVPDYNESDSESNVSAKEEETLGKNSKELKDKVAEKAKETLDTTVVTQIGVRSQSQSSPSVSRSRSHSPSGSQTRSHSSSASSAESQDSKKKKKKKEKKKHKKHKKHKKHKKHTGTELELEKSQKHKHKKKKSKKSKDKEKEKEKDDQKVKSVTV; this is encoded by the exons AATACACAGATGACAATGCCCTGATTCCCAAGAATTCATCAGTTATTGTAAGAAGAATTCCTATTGGAGGTGTTAAGTCTACAAGCAAGACATATGTTAT aagtcGAACTGAACCAGTGAGTGGAACCTCAAAAGCA ATTGATGACTCTTCTGCGTCTATTTCTCTGGCCCAGCTTACaaag ACTGCCAATCTGGCTGAAGCCAATGCTTctgaagaagataaaattaaagcaatgatGTCACAGTCTGGCCACGAATATGATCCAATCAA ttACATGAAGAAACCTCTGGGTCCTCCTCCACCATCTTATACCTGTTTCCGTTGTGGTAAACCTGGTCATTACATAAAGAATTGCCCAACAAATGGG GATAAAAACTTTGAATCGGTTCCCAGGATTAAAAAGAGTACTGGAATTCCTAGAAGTTTTATGATGGAAGTGAAAGATCCTAACATGAAAGGTGCCATGCTTACCAACACTGGAAAATATGCAATCCCAACTATAGATGC aGAGGCATATGCcatagggaagaaagaaaagccaCCTTTCCTACCAGAGGAACCATCCTCTTCATCAGAAGAGGATGACCCTATCCCAGATGAATTGTTATGTCTAATCTGCAAAGATATAATGACTGATGCAGTTGTCATACCTTGCTGTGGAAACAGTTATTGTGATGAAT GTATAAGAACAGCATTGCTAGAATCAGATGAACATACATGTCCAACTTGTCATCAGAATGATGTATCTCCTGATGCTTTAATTGCCAACAAATTTTTACGCCAG GCTGTTAATAACTTCAAAAATGAAACTGGCTATACTAAAAGACTTCGAAAGCagataccaccaccaccacctccaaTTCCACCTCCAAGACCACTGATTCAGCGGAACCTACAACCTCTAATGAGACCTCCAATTTCAAGACAACAGGACCCTTTAATGATTCCTGTGACATCTGCATCTACTCATGCTGCTACTTCTATATCATCATCCATGACTCCTAATCAGTCTTCCCTATCATCTGCTGTACCTATAAATCAGCCTTCTACTCCAGCACCAGTTCCTGATATAACTGCCACAGTGTCTATATCTGTccattcagaaaaacctgatggACCTTTCCG TGATCCTGATAATAAAATTATACCTGCTGCAGCCTTGGTATCAGACCATCCTAAAGCTTCTTCATCAATAGCAATTAGTGCACTAATGGAAGAAAAG GGCTATCAGGTGCCTGTACTTGGAACACCTTCTTTGCTTGGACAGTCCCTTTTGCATGGGCAGTTGATACCTACAACTG GTCCAGTAAGAATAAATGCTGCTCGTTCTGCTGGTGGTAGGCCTGGTTGGGAACC aagcaTAAATCGAGGACGACACCATGGTGAACGCTCACAGAGGACTCAAGGCCCGTCACTACCAGCAACACCCGTCTTTGTACCTGTACCACCACCTCCTTTGTATCCACCACCTCCCCACACACTTCCTCTCCCTCCAGGTGTTCCTCCACCACAGTTTCCTCCACAGTTTCCACCTGGGCAACCACCACCTGCTGGCTACAGTGTCCCTCCTCCAGGTTTCCCTCCAGCTCCTGCAAATTTATCAACACCTTGGGTATCAACTGCAGTTCAAACAGCTCATTCAAATACTATCCCAACAACACAAGCTCCACCCTTATCCAGGGAAGAGTTCTACAGAGAGCAAAGACGACTAAAAGAGGA ggaaaagaaaaagtccAAACTAGATGAGTTTACAAATGATTTTGCTAAGGAATTGATGGAATACAAAAAGATTCAAAAGGAGCGTAGGCGCTCATTTTCAAG atcTAAATCCCCATATAGTGGCTCCTCTTATTCAAGAAGTTCATATACTTATTCTAAGTCAAGATCTGGTTCCTCACGTTCACGTTCCTATTCTCGATCCTTTAGTCGTTCACACTCTCGTTCTTATTCACGATCACCTCCATATCCCagaagaggtagaggaaaaagtCGAAATTACCGTTCAAGATCCAGGTCTCATGGATATCACCGCTCCAGGTCAAGGTCACCCCCGTATCGGCGATACCATTCACGATCAAGGTCTCCTCCAGTTTTTAGAGGGCAATCTCCTAATAAACGAAATATACCTCAAGGAGAAACAGAACGTGAATACTTCAACAGATACAGAGAAGTTCCACCACCATATGATATAAAAGCTTACTATGGTAGGAATGTTGACTTTAGAGACCCATTTGAAAAAGAACGTTACAGAGAATGGGAAAGAAATTACAGAGAGTGGtatgaaaaatattacaaaggtTATGCTGCTGGAGCACAGCCTAGACCTCCAGCAAATAGGGAGAATTTTTCTCCAGAGAGATTTGGACCATTGGGCAACAGAAGAGAGAATTCTCCCTTTGCTCGAGGTCGCAGGGAGGATTATTCCAATGTACAAGGTCACCGAAGTCGCAACATAGGTGGTAGTTACCCAGAAAAGCTTTCGGCAAGAGATGGTCACACCATGAAGGATAATGCCAAGTCAAAAGAGAAGGAGAGTGAAAATCCACCAGGAGATGGAAAGGGAAACAAACATAAGAAACAtcgaaagagaaggaagggggaagaaaatgaaGGCTTTCCTAACACAGAGTTATTGGAGAGTTCTAGAAAACAAAGAGAACCTGTAGgtggagaagaaattaaaacagacTCCCTGTTCATTCTCCCCAGTAGAGATGATGCCACTCCTGTTAGAGATGAACCAATGGAGGCAGAATCGATCACTTTTAAACCCgtatcagaaaaggaaaagaaagaaaaagacaaaccaAAAGCAAAAGGTGACAAAACTAAACGTAAAAATGAAGGAACTACTAGTTCCAAAAAAGAGAGCACTGCAAAACCTGTCAAAGCATCCCAGGAAAAAGTGGACGTAGAACGTGAAAAGTCTCCAAGATCTGAACCACCATCCAAAAAAGCCAAAGAGGAGGTGCCAAAGACAGAGAGTACTAAATCCTCCTCCCAAAAAGATGAAAAGGCCATTAGTACACCCAGAAAAGCTCACCCCAAGATGACAAAGGAACATCAAGAAACTAAATCCGTCAAGGAGGAAAAAGCTAAAAAGGAATATTCAAAAGATGCCAAACAAGAAAAACTAGCTAACAAGgaggaaaaatcaaaaaagactAATGAGAAAAGTAAGCCAGCTGATGCCaagccagaaaaaagaaaaagaaaagctgaagAAAAGGGTGTAGACAAAGAACATGAGATTTTGTCATTGAAAAACTCTAAACCAGAAGTTGCTGAAATGATGAAGCCATCACCAAAGCGTAAAATTGAGCCAGATGTTGAGAAAACAGATAGGACCCCAGAAAAAGACAAAACTGTGTTAACTGCCCCAGCCAAAAAGATAAAACTCAACagagaaacagggaaaaaaattggaagtggCGAAAACCTGCCCAGTACAAAAGAACTCACTGAAAAATTGGAGCCAACTTCCAgtaaaattaaacaagaaaaagttAAAGGGAAAGTAAGAAGAAAAGTAACGACCACTGAAGGATCTAGCTCGACTCTTGTGGATTATaccag tACAAGCTCAACCGGAGGCAGCCCTGTAAGGAAGTCTGAAGAAAAAACAGACACAAAACGAACTGTCATTAAGACCATGGAagaatataataatgacaatacaGCTCCTGCTGaagatgttattattatgattCAGGTTCCTCAATCAAAGTGGGACAAAGATGACTTTGAATCTGAAGAGGAAGATATAAAATCTACACAAGCTGTGTCCACTGTAGGAAAGCCTGCTAGTGTTATAAAGAATGTTAGCACTAAGCCATCAAATCCTGTTAAACATACTGAAAAAGAAAGCGAGCCATCAGAGAAAATTCAGAAGCCCCCAAAAGAAGTAAGCCATGAAGGTGTACAGCATGAGGCCAAAAGTTCAAAAACTTGTTCATCcagtgaaaaaggaaaaaccaaagaTCGGGATCATTCCGTGTCAGATAAGGAAAACtctgaaaaaaggaaaagcagcATTCAGACAGAAAAAGATACTAGTGTAGATCGTATAAATGAACAAGGAAACTTTAAAAGTCTTTCTCAATCATCCAAAGACACTAGAACTTCAGATAAGCATGATTCTGGGCGTGGATCCTCAAGTAAAGACTTTACCCCTAATAGAGACAAAAAAGTAGACTATGATAATAGGGATCACTCTGGTTCCAAACGGAGAGATGAAAGGAGTGATTTAACAAGAAGAAAAGATTCTCCTTCTCGAACTAAAACAGAATCTTCATTGGGtcagaaaaataaactgaaggaTGAAAGGACAGATTTGCCCAAAAAGGGAGTAGGAGAATCAAAAAGAGGCAATTCTAGTCCTTCAAAGGACAGAAGACCATATGATCACAAAGTTGCTCACGATTCTAAACGTTCAAATGATGACAATAAATCTGTAGACAAAAACCCAGTTAAAGAACGAGAGAAGCATATATCAGAAACAAAGACTAATAAGGAGAAAGAGTTAagtggaaataaattattttgtagacATAGCTCTCCAGATACACAAATTGAAAAAGAGCATGTTACTGGACagaatgataagactgttgtcaAACCTAAACCCCAGTTAAGCCACTCTTCTAGACTTTCTTCTGATTTAACAAGAGAAACTGATGAAGCTGCTTTTGTACCAGACTATAATGAAAGTGACAGTGAGAGTAATGTGTctgcaaaagaagaagaaactttGGGGAAAAATTCTAAGGAACTGAAAGATAAGGTGGCCGAAAAAGCTAAAGAGACCCTGGATACAACAGTAGTTACCCAAATAGGTGTAAGAAGTCAGAGTCAAAGTAGTCCTAGTGTTAGCCGAAGTCGCAGTCATAGCCCTTCTGGAAGCCAAACACGAAGCCACAGCAGCAGCGCTAGCTCAGCAGAAAGTCAGGAcagcaagaagaagaaaaagaaaaaggaaaaaaagaagcacaagaaACATAAAAAACATAAGAAACATAAGAAACACACAGGCACtgaattagaattggaaaagagcCAAAAACAcaagcataagaaaaaaaaatccaagaaaagcaaagataaagaaaaggagaaggaaaaggatgaCCAAAAAGTTAAATCTGTCACAGTATAA